Proteins encoded by one window of Phenylobacterium soli:
- a CDS encoding crotonase/enoyl-CoA hydratase family protein yields MSTVSVERDGRIAVVTIERPERRNAVDGPTARALYDAFKAFDADEELDVAVLQGRGGAFCAGADLKAISEGGGNPVHAEGDLGPMGCTRLRLGKPVIAAVEGHAVAGGLEVACWADLRVAAEDAVFGVFCRRFGVPLIDLGTVRLPRLIGHSRAMDLILTGRPVTAQEALDIGLANRIAPAGGALAAALDLARQIAGFPQLCMRNDRLSAIDQWGLDWDAAQAREIGLGMAVLASGSSREGAARFAAGQGRGGAF; encoded by the coding sequence GGCGCAACGCCGTCGACGGACCGACCGCGCGGGCGCTCTACGACGCCTTCAAGGCCTTCGACGCCGACGAGGAGCTCGACGTCGCGGTGCTGCAGGGCCGCGGCGGGGCGTTCTGCGCCGGCGCCGACCTGAAGGCGATCAGCGAGGGCGGCGGCAATCCGGTCCATGCCGAGGGCGACCTTGGCCCCATGGGCTGCACCCGGCTGCGGCTCGGCAAGCCGGTGATCGCCGCGGTCGAGGGTCACGCCGTGGCCGGCGGGCTGGAGGTCGCCTGTTGGGCGGACCTGCGCGTCGCCGCCGAGGACGCGGTCTTCGGGGTCTTCTGCCGCCGCTTCGGCGTGCCCCTGATCGACCTCGGCACGGTGCGCCTGCCGCGCCTGATCGGCCATTCGCGGGCCATGGACCTGATCCTCACCGGCCGGCCGGTCACCGCCCAGGAGGCGCTCGACATCGGCCTCGCCAACCGCATCGCCCCGGCCGGCGGGGCGCTCGCCGCGGCCCTCGACCTTGCGCGCCAGATCGCCGGCTTCCCGCAGCTCTGCATGCGCAACGACCGGCTCTCGGCCATCGACCAGTGGGGTCTCGACTGGGACGCCGCCCAGGCCCGGGAGATCGGCCTCGGCATGGCCGTCCTGGCCTCCGGCTCCTCCCGCGAAGGCGCCGCCCGTTTCGCGGCCGGCCAGGGCCGCGGCGGCGCCTTCTAG
- a CDS encoding acyl-CoA dehydrogenase family protein: MAWDFETDPEFQKKLDWIEDFMREEVEPLSHLGMAVHGPLGREKFIKPLQQKVKDQGLWACHLGPELGGQGYGQLKLGLMNEKLGRNSLAPTVFGCQAPDSGNAEIIAHYGTEAQKEKYLWPLLNGEIRSAFSMSEPTGGSDPLTFKTRAVLDGDEWVINGEKWFSTNARYAKVLVLYAITDPDAKDPYRRTSIFLVPTDTPGVEIVRNVAVGGGGEIGGGNEGYVRYTNVRLPYDALLGERGGAFVIAQVRLGGGRVHHAMRTVGACKNALDLMCRRAVSRTTRDGRLSDLQMVQDQIAESWIQLEAFRLMVLRTAWLIDKHKDYQKVRKDIAAIKVMMPKVYNDIATRAAHLHGALGVSNEMPFMHMVTSSLVMGIADGPTEVHKVTVAKQVLKDYRPDNDLFPGYHIPKLREEAEKRYAKELSELKEAYASRRKAAEPA, encoded by the coding sequence ATGGCCTGGGATTTCGAGACCGATCCTGAGTTCCAGAAGAAGCTCGACTGGATCGAGGACTTCATGCGCGAGGAGGTCGAGCCGCTGTCGCACCTCGGCATGGCCGTCCACGGCCCGCTCGGCCGCGAGAAGTTCATCAAGCCGCTGCAGCAGAAGGTGAAGGACCAGGGCCTGTGGGCCTGCCACCTCGGCCCCGAGCTCGGCGGCCAGGGCTATGGCCAGCTCAAGCTCGGCCTCATGAACGAGAAGCTCGGCCGCAACTCGCTCGCCCCCACCGTCTTCGGCTGCCAGGCGCCGGACAGCGGCAACGCCGAGATCATTGCCCACTACGGCACCGAGGCGCAGAAGGAGAAGTACCTCTGGCCGCTACTCAACGGCGAGATCCGCTCCGCCTTCTCGATGAGCGAACCGACGGGCGGCTCCGACCCTCTGACCTTCAAGACCCGCGCCGTGCTCGACGGCGACGAGTGGGTGATCAACGGCGAGAAGTGGTTCTCCACCAACGCCCGCTACGCCAAGGTGCTGGTGCTCTATGCGATCACCGATCCGGACGCCAAGGATCCCTACAGGCGCACCTCGATCTTCCTCGTCCCCACCGACACGCCCGGGGTCGAGATCGTGCGCAACGTGGCGGTCGGCGGCGGCGGCGAGATCGGCGGCGGCAACGAGGGCTATGTCCGCTACACCAATGTGCGCCTGCCCTATGACGCCCTGCTCGGCGAGCGCGGCGGCGCCTTCGTCATCGCCCAGGTCCGCCTCGGCGGCGGCCGCGTCCACCACGCCATGCGCACCGTCGGGGCCTGCAAGAACGCGCTGGACCTGATGTGCCGCCGGGCCGTGTCGCGCACCACCCGCGACGGGCGGCTCTCCGACCTGCAGATGGTCCAGGACCAGATCGCCGAGAGCTGGATCCAGCTCGAGGCCTTCCGCCTGATGGTGCTGCGCACCGCCTGGCTGATCGACAAGCACAAGGACTACCAGAAGGTCCGCAAGGACATCGCCGCCATCAAGGTGATGATGCCCAAGGTCTACAACGACATCGCCACCCGGGCCGCGCACCTGCACGGCGCCCTGGGCGTCTCCAACGAGATGCCGTTCATGCACATGGTCACCAGCTCGCTGGTCATGGGCATCGCCGACGGCCCGACCGAGGTGCACAAGGTGACGGTCGCCAAGCAGGTCCTGAAGGACTACCGGCCCGACAACGACCTCTTCCCCGGCTACCACATCCCCAAGCTGCGCGAAGAGGCGGAGAAGCGCTACGCCAAGGAGCTCTCCGAGCTGAAGGAGGCCTACGCCTCCCGCCGCAAGGCCGCCGAGCCGGCCTGA
- a CDS encoding class I adenylate-forming enzyme family protein, whose amino-acid sequence MSEGPKSWPVMSIAEAHARLTAPGAPFEIEEKVIRGIRTKVWKNAPPTLRHVFENGRAFGEREFMVYEDDRATYEGFGRAAVRLANRLTAEGVTKGDRVAVIMRNLPEWPVAFFAGIITGAIVTPLNAWWTGPELQYGLADSGSKVAIVDDERLERIAPHLDECPDLLRVLVTRLADAPADPRVQRLEDVIGPVNGWAALPVEPMPAVELGPEDDATILYTSGTTGRPKGALGTHRNMTSNIGAGGISVARNFLRAGEPIPVVDPKTAPQRTSLLVVPLFHATGLSATLGPTINAGGKIVLMRRWDAEPAMQLIEREKVNATGGVPTIAWQLIEHPARTKYDLSSLQSVTYGGAPSAPELVRKIPEVFPASAPGNGWGMTETTATFTSHLGKDYENRPESAGPAAPVGEMQIRDPADGVTVLAPGAVGELWVKGPQVVKLYWNKPEATAETFVDGWLRTGDLARIDEEGFLFIIDRAKDMLIRGGENIYCVEVENVLYDHPAVMDAALVGIPHKTLGEEPAAVVHLKPGGEATEQELRDLVRSRLAAFKVPVKVVFWPETLPRNANGKILKTELKKVFQEEPA is encoded by the coding sequence ATGTCCGAAGGTCCCAAGTCCTGGCCGGTGATGTCGATCGCCGAGGCCCACGCCCGTCTCACCGCCCCGGGCGCGCCGTTCGAGATCGAGGAGAAGGTGATCCGCGGGATCCGGACCAAGGTCTGGAAGAACGCCCCGCCGACGCTGCGCCACGTGTTCGAGAATGGCCGCGCCTTCGGGGAGCGCGAGTTCATGGTCTACGAGGACGATCGCGCCACCTACGAGGGCTTCGGCCGCGCCGCGGTGCGCCTCGCCAACCGCCTGACCGCCGAGGGCGTGACCAAGGGCGACCGGGTCGCGGTCATCATGCGCAACCTGCCGGAATGGCCGGTCGCCTTCTTCGCCGGGATCATCACCGGCGCCATCGTCACTCCGCTGAACGCCTGGTGGACCGGCCCTGAGCTGCAGTACGGCCTGGCCGACTCCGGCTCCAAGGTCGCCATCGTCGACGACGAGCGGCTGGAGCGGATCGCGCCGCACCTCGACGAGTGTCCCGACCTCCTGCGCGTCCTCGTCACGCGCCTCGCCGACGCGCCCGCCGATCCGCGCGTCCAGCGGCTCGAGGACGTCATCGGCCCGGTCAACGGCTGGGCTGCACTGCCCGTCGAACCCATGCCCGCCGTCGAGCTCGGGCCGGAGGACGACGCCACCATCCTCTACACCTCTGGCACGACGGGGCGGCCGAAGGGGGCGCTCGGCACCCACCGCAACATGACCTCCAACATCGGCGCCGGCGGCATCTCGGTGGCCCGCAACTTCCTGCGCGCCGGCGAGCCGATCCCGGTGGTCGATCCGAAGACCGCGCCGCAGCGCACCAGCCTTCTGGTGGTGCCGCTATTCCACGCCACCGGCCTTTCCGCGACCCTCGGCCCGACGATCAACGCCGGCGGCAAGATCGTCCTGATGCGCCGCTGGGACGCCGAGCCGGCCATGCAGCTCATCGAGCGCGAGAAGGTCAACGCCACGGGCGGCGTGCCGACCATCGCCTGGCAGCTCATCGAGCATCCGGCCCGCACGAAGTACGACCTCTCGTCCCTGCAGTCCGTCACCTACGGCGGCGCCCCCTCGGCCCCGGAGCTGGTGCGCAAGATCCCCGAGGTCTTTCCGGCCTCGGCCCCCGGCAACGGCTGGGGCATGACCGAGACCACCGCCACCTTCACCTCGCACCTCGGCAAGGACTACGAGAACCGGCCCGAGAGCGCCGGCCCGGCGGCCCCCGTCGGCGAGATGCAGATCCGCGATCCGGCCGACGGCGTCACCGTCCTCGCCCCCGGCGCGGTCGGCGAGCTGTGGGTCAAGGGCCCGCAGGTGGTGAAGCTCTACTGGAACAAGCCCGAGGCCACCGCCGAGACCTTCGTCGACGGCTGGCTGCGCACCGGCGACCTCGCCCGCATCGACGAGGAAGGCTTCCTGTTCATCATCGACCGCGCCAAGGACATGCTGATCCGCGGCGGCGAGAACATCTACTGCGTCGAGGTCGAGAACGTCCTCTACGACCATCCGGCGGTGATGGACGCCGCCCTCGTCGGCATCCCGCACAAGACGCTCGGCGAAGAGCCCGCGGCGGTGGTCCACCTCAAGCCGGGCGGCGAGGCGACCGAGCAGGAGCTGCGGGACCTGGTGCGCTCGCGCCTGGCGGCCTTCAAGGTGCCGGTGAAGGTGGTCTTCTGGCCCGAGACCCTGCCGCGCAACGCCAACGGCAAGATCCTCAAGACCGAGCTCAAGAAGGTCTTCCAGGAAGAGCCCGCGTGA
- a CDS encoding NADPH-dependent FMN reductase — protein sequence MSGRKPLIVGLGGTIRAGSSTERALAVALRAAEAKGAETRLFGGEFLSKLPIFDPRPGSTTPEQTALAEAVRAADGILVASPGYHGSISGVIKNALDTLELTREDEKPYFQGRPVGTIITADGWQAAGTTLMALRAIIHALRGWPTPFGAALNAGTSLFDEAGECREPKDAWQLATVAEQVMEFANMRARP from the coding sequence GTGAGCGGCCGGAAGCCCCTGATCGTCGGCCTCGGCGGCACCATCCGCGCCGGCTCCTCCACGGAGCGGGCGTTGGCCGTCGCCCTGCGCGCGGCCGAGGCCAAGGGCGCCGAGACCCGCCTGTTCGGCGGCGAGTTCCTGTCCAAGCTGCCGATCTTCGATCCCAGGCCCGGTTCGACCACGCCCGAGCAGACGGCCCTGGCCGAGGCGGTGCGGGCGGCCGACGGCATCCTCGTCGCCAGCCCCGGCTACCACGGCTCGATCTCGGGGGTGATCAAGAACGCCCTCGACACCCTCGAGCTGACCCGCGAGGACGAAAAGCCCTATTTCCAGGGCCGTCCCGTGGGGACCATCATTACCGCCGACGGCTGGCAGGCCGCCGGAACCACCTTGATGGCGCTGCGCGCGATCATACATGCCCTTCGGGGTTGGCCGACGCCGTTCGGCGCAGCCCTCAACGCCGGAACCAGCCTCTTCGACGAGGCGGGCGAATGCCGCGAACCCAAGGACGCCTGGCAGCTTGCCACGGTGGCCGAGCAGGTCATGGAATTCGCCAATATGCGAGCCCGCCCATGA
- the ribB gene encoding 3,4-dihydroxy-2-butanone-4-phosphate synthase, which produces MKRPYLVPPPGSSGGASSEDAMTSAISPIEDIIEDARNGRPYILVDAEDRENEGDVIIPAQFATPEQINFMAKHARGLICLSITAERARALRLPPMATDNQSGHGTAFTVSIEAREGVTTGISAHDRAHTIAVAIDPTKGCDDIVSPGHVFPLVAKDGGVLIRAGHTEAAVDISRMAGLSAAGVICEIMKDDGTMARLPDLVAFAQLHGMKIGTIADLIAYRRRTERQVERVLERPFDSAYGGRFRMIVYRNVLDETEHVVLAKGKIDPDKPTLVRMHRVDMAADMLGHVEARRDYVPKALQAISEYDGAGVAVFIRDPNPHWLSERYGRPDANQSENILRDYGIGAQILLDLGVRDIMLLSSSKTVLPASAGYGLKILGRMPLD; this is translated from the coding sequence ATGAAGCGCCCCTATCTCGTCCCGCCCCCCGGCTCGTCCGGCGGCGCCAGCTCGGAGGATGCGATGACCTCGGCGATCAGCCCGATCGAGGACATCATCGAGGACGCCCGCAACGGGCGGCCCTACATCCTGGTGGACGCCGAGGACCGGGAGAACGAGGGCGACGTCATCATCCCGGCCCAGTTCGCCACTCCCGAGCAGATCAACTTCATGGCCAAGCACGCGCGCGGCCTGATCTGCCTGTCGATCACTGCCGAGCGGGCGCGGGCGCTGCGCCTGCCGCCGATGGCCACCGACAACCAGTCCGGCCACGGCACCGCCTTCACCGTCTCGATCGAGGCGCGCGAGGGCGTCACCACCGGCATCTCGGCCCACGACCGGGCGCACACCATCGCGGTGGCGATCGACCCGACCAAGGGCTGCGACGACATCGTCTCGCCGGGCCACGTCTTTCCGCTGGTGGCCAAGGACGGCGGGGTCCTGATCCGCGCCGGCCACACCGAGGCGGCGGTCGACATCAGCCGCATGGCGGGCCTCTCCGCCGCCGGGGTGATCTGCGAGATCATGAAGGACGACGGGACCATGGCCCGGCTCCCCGACCTCGTCGCCTTCGCCCAGCTGCACGGCATGAAGATCGGCACGATCGCCGACCTCATCGCCTACCGGCGCCGCACCGAGCGCCAGGTCGAGCGGGTGCTGGAGCGGCCCTTCGATTCCGCCTACGGCGGCCGCTTCCGGATGATCGTCTACCGCAACGTCCTCGACGAGACCGAGCACGTGGTCCTCGCCAAGGGCAAGATCGATCCCGACAAGCCGACCCTGGTGCGCATGCACCGCGTCGATATGGCCGCCGACATGCTGGGCCACGTCGAGGCTCGCCGCGACTATGTGCCGAAGGCCCTGCAGGCGATCTCCGAATACGACGGAGCCGGGGTGGCGGTGTTCATCCGCGACCCCAACCCGCACTGGCTCTCCGAGCGCTATGGCCGCCCGGACGCCAACCAGAGCGAAAACATCCTGCGCGACTACGGCATCGGCGCGCAAATCCTCCTCGACCTCGGGGTGCGGGACATCATGCTGCTGTCCTCGTCCAAGACCGTGCTGCCGGCCTCGGCCGGCTACGGCCTGAAGATCCTCGGGCGCATGCCGCTGGACTAG
- a CDS encoding DUF72 domain-containing protein, translating to MTELRIGCSGWTYKDWTGPFYPEGTKDRDRLAHYASVFDTAEINASFYRLPSEAMVEGWARRAPAGFTFAWKVSRFITHNKKLNDCAEPVALVFGRMAPLGDHYGPALIQLPPQLRRNDERLAGFLQLLPKGRRHTVEFRHDSWYAPEVFRILADFDAALCISDHHSAPSPWEVTASWVYVRGHGPGGRYHGRYPDAELAAWAARIAGWRAEGRDVYAYFDNDVKSAAPFDAQRLQTLTGAAPYGSAKPPE from the coding sequence ATGACAGAGCTCCGCATCGGCTGCTCAGGCTGGACCTACAAGGACTGGACCGGCCCCTTCTATCCCGAGGGGACCAAGGACCGGGACCGGCTCGCGCACTACGCGTCCGTCTTCGACACCGCCGAGATCAACGCCAGCTTCTACCGCCTGCCCTCGGAGGCCATGGTGGAGGGCTGGGCCCGGCGCGCGCCGGCCGGCTTCACCTTCGCCTGGAAGGTCAGCCGCTTCATCACCCACAACAAGAAGCTGAACGACTGCGCCGAGCCCGTCGCCCTGGTGTTCGGCCGCATGGCCCCGCTCGGCGACCACTACGGCCCGGCGCTGATCCAGCTGCCGCCGCAGCTGCGCCGTAACGACGAGCGGCTGGCCGGCTTCCTGCAGCTCCTGCCCAAGGGGCGGCGGCACACGGTCGAGTTCCGGCACGACAGCTGGTACGCCCCGGAGGTCTTCCGCATCCTCGCCGACTTCGACGCGGCGCTCTGCATCTCCGATCACCATTCCGCGCCCTCGCCTTGGGAGGTGACGGCCTCGTGGGTCTATGTCCGCGGCCACGGTCCCGGCGGGCGCTACCACGGCCGCTATCCCGACGCCGAGCTCGCCGCCTGGGCGGCCCGCATCGCCGGCTGGCGCGCAGAGGGCCGCGACGTCTACGCCTACTTCGACAACGACGTGAAAAGCGCCGCCCCGTTCGACGCCCAGCGGTTGCAGACGCTCACCGGCGCGGCGCCCTACGGCTCAGCTAAGCCGCCGGAATAG
- a CDS encoding M10 family metallopeptidase C-terminal domain-containing protein, translating into MPIDLVSTRPEDDFRSAHASGVGPLAETYDASSGLQAYLNADARAGIGPNGKTSYTIDEAGSQIIRGAPGWSSALGQAFTVTYAYRASAPATMPDDTAGFSQFNQAQIDQAELALKAWSDVANIHFVRVGAGDTGPFAYSDNAAILFGNYSSGVAGASAFSYFPGSTAASSVAGDVWINNTFGYNQAPTTGNYGGQVLVHELGHAIGLDHPSDYNASADQTLTYSSDASYYEDDRQYTVMSYFSETNTGASFGGTYAAAPLLDDIAAAQLEYGANMATRTGDTVYGFNSNTGEAWFAASSSSSKLVFAAWDAGGADTFDFSGYYQNQVIDLRPGFFSNVGGLTGNVAVAKGVTIETALGGSGADTLNGQDTGDTLFGGGGNDLINGGAAFDRENGNVGNDTVHGNAGNDWVTGGQNDDVLYGEDGNDILNGNLGNDTADGGAGDDVVRGGQGNDVLTGGAGNDYLTGDLGNDTMTGGTGADTFRAFNGEGVDVINDFNAAEGDRIQLDPGTTYTAAQVGSDTAISLGGGSSLTLHGVTLSSLPPGWIFGA; encoded by the coding sequence ATGCCCATCGATCTCGTCTCGACGCGGCCCGAGGACGACTTCCGTTCGGCGCACGCGTCCGGCGTTGGCCCGCTGGCCGAGACCTACGATGCCTCGTCCGGCCTGCAGGCCTATCTGAACGCCGACGCCCGCGCCGGCATCGGGCCGAACGGCAAGACCAGCTACACCATCGATGAGGCGGGCAGCCAGATCATCCGCGGCGCGCCGGGCTGGTCCAGCGCGCTCGGCCAGGCCTTCACCGTCACCTATGCCTACCGGGCCAGCGCCCCGGCGACCATGCCGGACGACACCGCCGGCTTCTCCCAGTTCAACCAGGCGCAGATCGACCAGGCGGAACTGGCGCTGAAGGCCTGGTCGGACGTGGCCAACATCCACTTCGTGCGGGTCGGCGCGGGCGACACCGGCCCGTTCGCCTATTCCGACAACGCCGCCATCCTGTTCGGCAACTATTCGTCCGGCGTCGCGGGGGCCTCGGCCTTCAGCTACTTCCCGGGCTCGACCGCCGCCAGCTCGGTGGCCGGCGACGTCTGGATCAACAACACCTTCGGCTACAACCAGGCCCCGACGACGGGGAACTACGGCGGCCAGGTGCTGGTCCACGAGCTCGGCCACGCCATCGGCCTCGACCATCCGTCGGACTACAACGCCAGCGCTGACCAGACCCTCACCTATTCGAGCGACGCCTCCTATTACGAGGACGACCGCCAGTACACGGTGATGAGCTACTTCAGCGAGACCAACACCGGGGCCAGCTTCGGCGGGACCTATGCCGCCGCCCCCCTGCTGGACGACATCGCCGCGGCTCAGCTCGAGTACGGGGCCAACATGGCCACCCGCACCGGCGACACGGTCTATGGCTTCAACTCCAACACCGGCGAGGCCTGGTTCGCGGCGAGCTCCAGCTCGAGCAAGCTCGTGTTCGCCGCCTGGGACGCCGGCGGCGCCGACACCTTCGACTTCTCCGGCTACTACCAGAACCAGGTGATCGACCTGCGGCCCGGGTTCTTCTCCAACGTCGGCGGGCTGACCGGCAACGTCGCCGTCGCCAAGGGCGTGACCATCGAGACCGCGCTCGGCGGCTCCGGGGCCGACACCCTCAACGGCCAGGACACGGGCGACACCCTGTTCGGCGGCGGCGGCAACGATCTGATCAACGGCGGGGCGGCCTTCGACCGCGAGAACGGCAACGTCGGCAACGACACGGTGCACGGCAACGCCGGCAACGACTGGGTGACCGGCGGCCAGAACGACGACGTGCTCTACGGCGAGGACGGCAACGACATCCTCAACGGCAACCTCGGCAACGACACCGCCGACGGCGGCGCCGGCGACGACGTGGTGCGCGGCGGCCAGGGGAACGACGTGCTGACCGGCGGGGCCGGAAATGACTACCTGACCGGCGACCTCGGCAACGACACCATGACCGGCGGGACCGGGGCCGACACCTTCCGCGCCTTCAACGGCGAGGGCGTCGACGTGATCAACGACTTCAACGCCGCCGAGGGCGACCGCATCCAGCTCGATCCGGGGACCACCTACACCGCCGCGCAGGTGGGCTCGGACACGGCCATCAGCCTGGGCGGCGGATCGAGCCTGACGCTGCACGGCGTCACCCTGTCGAGCCTGCCGCCGGGCTGGATCTTCGGGGCCTGA
- a CDS encoding DUF1013 domain-containing protein → MTEILMPKATAVWLVDNTSLTFDQIADFCGLHPLEVKGIADGEVARDIRGADPIANGQLSREELDQAEKNASYRMKAQKSRHAELLKPVKKGPRYTPVSRRQDRPDAIAWFLRNHPEVADSQIARLLGTTKATIDSVRNRSHWNAANIKPVDPVTLGLVAQLELDEVVRKAADKKAKEDAKRGITGDGPTLRPASETGVYEDAETVDDEAHEEVRETREDAASVFSSFSDEGDED, encoded by the coding sequence ATGACCGAAATCCTGATGCCCAAGGCGACCGCCGTCTGGCTGGTGGACAACACCTCGCTGACCTTCGACCAGATCGCCGACTTCTGCGGCCTTCACCCGCTCGAGGTGAAGGGCATCGCCGACGGCGAGGTGGCGCGCGACATCCGCGGCGCCGACCCAATCGCCAATGGCCAGCTCTCGCGCGAGGAGCTGGACCAGGCGGAGAAGAACGCCAGCTACCGGATGAAGGCCCAGAAGAGCCGGCACGCCGAGCTCCTCAAGCCGGTCAAGAAGGGCCCGCGCTACACGCCCGTGTCGCGCCGCCAGGACCGCCCGGACGCCATCGCCTGGTTCCTGCGCAACCACCCGGAAGTGGCCGACAGCCAGATCGCCCGCCTGCTCGGCACGACCAAGGCGACCATCGACTCGGTCCGGAACCGCAGCCACTGGAACGCGGCCAACATCAAGCCGGTGGACCCGGTGACGCTCGGCCTCGTCGCTCAGCTCGAGCTGGACGAGGTGGTCCGCAAGGCCGCCGACAAGAAGGCCAAGGAAGACGCCAAGCGCGGCATCACCGGGGATGGCCCGACGCTGCGCCCGGCCTCCGAGACCGGCGTCTACGAGGACGCCGAGACCGTGGACGACGAGGCGCACGAAGAGGTCCGCGAGACCCGCGAAGACGCCGCCTCGGTGTTCTCGTCGTTCAGCGACGAGGGCGACGAAGACTGA
- a CDS encoding YdcH family protein: MAVEARLRELGARHQSLEKAIQDELRRPSADDLRLQELKRQKLKLKDELESLRAAMH; the protein is encoded by the coding sequence ATGGCCGTGGAAGCCAGGCTCCGCGAACTCGGAGCTCGCCACCAGTCCCTGGAAAAAGCGATCCAGGACGAACTGCGAAGGCCCTCAGCCGACGACCTAAGGCTCCAGGAACTCAAGCGACAGAAACTCAAGCTCAAGGACGAGCTCGAATCCCTCCGAGCCGCGATGCACTGA
- a CDS encoding UbiX family flavin prenyltransferase → MATSAGAAEPSQPSSGGDRPRLVVGISGASGIVYGLRALDAARELGVESHLVMSKAAALTLAQETGLGVAEANARADVVHKVGDIGAAVASGSFRTLGMIVAPCSVRTMSEIATGVTASLLTRAADVTLKERRPLVLMVRESPLHLGHLRTMAKLSQMGAVIAPPMPAFYARPSSLEEMVDQSVGRALDLFGLSWTPVRRWGEDLPTLKGEP, encoded by the coding sequence ATGGCCACAAGCGCAGGGGCGGCCGAGCCCTCCCAGCCTTCCTCAGGTGGGGATCGTCCCCGCCTGGTGGTGGGGATTTCCGGGGCCTCCGGCATCGTCTACGGCCTGCGCGCCCTGGACGCCGCCCGCGAGCTTGGCGTCGAGAGCCACCTCGTCATGAGCAAGGCCGCCGCCCTGACCCTCGCCCAGGAGACCGGTCTCGGCGTGGCCGAGGCCAACGCCCGGGCGGATGTGGTCCACAAGGTTGGCGACATCGGCGCCGCCGTCGCCTCGGGCTCCTTCCGCACCCTGGGTATGATCGTCGCGCCCTGCTCGGTGCGCACCATGAGCGAGATCGCCACCGGGGTGACCGCCTCGCTGCTGACCCGCGCCGCCGACGTGACCTTGAAGGAGCGCCGTCCGCTGGTGCTGATGGTCCGCGAGAGCCCGCTGCACCTCGGCCACCTGCGCACCATGGCCAAGCTCTCCCAGATGGGCGCGGTGATCGCCCCGCCGATGCCGGCATTCTACGCCCGGCCTTCGAGCCTGGAGGAGATGGTCGACCAGTCGGTGGGCCGCGCCCTCGACCTCTTCGGCCTTTCCTGGACGCCGGTGCGGCGCTGGGGCGAGGACCTGCCGACCCTGAAGGGCGAGCCCTGA
- a CDS encoding TIGR02444 family protein translates to MAIWEWALEAYARPGVPEQCLRLQDEFGQNTPLLLWAVWAEAADPALMARAADLARRWQDAAILPLRAARRALKPALPLVEDAAREGLREEVKAAELRAERVLLEALEALSGDELRGAHALDALKAASAAWNPAAPDAELAALAAALG, encoded by the coding sequence ATGGCGATCTGGGAATGGGCGCTGGAGGCCTATGCGCGGCCCGGCGTGCCCGAACAGTGCCTGCGGCTGCAGGACGAGTTCGGCCAGAACACCCCGCTGCTGCTCTGGGCCGTCTGGGCCGAGGCCGCAGACCCGGCGCTGATGGCCCGCGCCGCCGATCTCGCCCGCCGCTGGCAGGACGCCGCCATCCTGCCGCTCCGCGCCGCGCGCCGGGCGCTGAAGCCCGCCCTGCCGCTGGTCGAGGACGCGGCCCGCGAGGGCCTGCGCGAGGAGGTCAAGGCCGCCGAGCTGAGGGCCGAGCGCGTGCTGCTCGAAGCCCTCGAGGCGCTGTCCGGCGATGAGCTGCGCGGCGCCCACGCCCTGGACGCCCTCAAGGCCGCCTCCGCGGCGTGGAATCCCGCCGCCCCCGACGCCGAGCTGGCTGCGCTCGCCGCCGCCCTGGGCTAG
- a CDS encoding YdcH family protein — MADPSDISEEALREKLAELRQDHADLDQAIQAIALSPLPDMMLIGRLKRKKLALKDEIARIEDMLTPDIPA; from the coding sequence ATGGCCGATCCTTCCGACATCTCCGAGGAGGCCCTGCGCGAGAAGCTCGCCGAGCTGCGCCAGGACCACGCCGACCTCGATCAGGCGATCCAGGCGATCGCCCTTTCGCCCCTGCCCGACATGATGCTGATCGGCCGCCTGAAGCGGAAGAAGCTGGCGCTCAAGGACGAGATCGCCCGCATCGAAGACATGCTGACGCCGGACATCCCGGCCTGA